The DNA segment GGATTCAGACCTTTTATTCTATGAAGGTTTACATGGAGGGGTGGTTACAGAAAAAAATGATGTAGCACGTCATGTGGACTTACTGATAGGCATGGTACCTATTGTAAACCTGGAATGGATACAGAAAATTATTCGCGACACAAACTCTAGAGGACATTCTCGAGAAGCTGTTACTGAAAGTATCGTAAGAAGCATGGAAGATTACTTCTCATTTATCACCCCACAATTTTCTCGAACCCACATAAATTTTCAACGAGTCCCTACTGTAGACACATCTAACCCGTTTAGTGCAAAGGCTATTCCTACGCAGGATGAAAGCTTTGTGGTTATTCGATTTAGAGAAATGAAAAACGTAGATTTTCCTTTTTACCTTCGCATGATCGATGGTTCATTTATGTCCAGGGTAAACACATTAGTTGTACCAGGTGGTAAAATGGGCTTTGCCATGGAGCTAATTTTAAAACCGTTGATTGTTGATATTATGGAAAAGAAAAAGGCCGCAAGTCAGCAAATGGACTGGATGCAAACTTACGATTAAAATGAGAAACACAAAACGGAAAAGGAGCCAAATGGCTCCTTTTTTAATAAACGCTTTGTACAGAATTTATGCTTCGACGATCTCAAAGTCATGTGTAATGTTAACCGATGCATTTAGCATTAAGGCAACAGAGCAATATTTATCGGCTGAAAGAGATACTGCACGAGCAACATGTTTTTCACTTACATCAGTTCCGGTAATCACAAAATGTAAATGAATGTCTGAAAACAATTTTGGTACGGTATCTACTCGAGTACCATCGATTTCAACAACACAATCTTTAATGTTCTGACGAGCTTTTTCTAAAATACTAACGACATCTACTGAAGAACAACCACCTAAAGAAAGTAAAATGTTTTCTAATGGACTTACAGCGTTATTACCGCCATTAGCATCCATTAACATGCTATGACCACTTTCAGATGTGCCCATAAACATTTCTTCACCAACCCATTGTACTTTTGCTTGCATGCTTTATTCCTGTGTAAATTATGAATTTCAATTAAGTTATTTTACATCATCCAGTCTTAATAACGAATATAAAATATGCGGATTTAAATTATTAATTAGAACGAAAGCTCTAACTTTGTCGTATCATTTTTGAGCATTTTTACCGTTAAAAATTACAAAGTATCACAGATTTAACTATCCATAATCGTTAGTATTTTGTTACTTGAGTTAAGAGAATATCAGAATGCTTTATTTTTTACTTTGTGTAGGGTTATTAATCGCGGGTTACTTTATTTACGGCAGTTTCGTAGAAAAGGTTTTTGGCGTAAAACAAAATAGACAAACACCAGCGTTAACTCAACCCGATGGTGTCGATTATGTTCCTATGTCAAAAGGTAAAGTGTATTTAATTCAACTTCTGAATATTGCCGGTGTAGGCCCAATCTTTGGACCCATTTTAGGTGCTCTATATGGTCCTGCTGCGATGATTTGGATTGTTTTCGGTTGTATCTTCGCCGGTGCAGTTCATGACTACTTTTCAGGTATGATTTCGGTTCGACATAATGGTCAATCTGTACCAAACCTTGCAGGTAAGTACTTAGGTACAGGAGCAAAACATTTTATGAATGTCTTTGCCATTATCTTATTGTTACTTGTTGGTGTGGTATTTATCTCTGCCCCAGCAGGTTTACTGGCTAAGTTAACTGGTTTAGATGCCGCTATATTCCTCGGCATCATCTTCACATACTACCTGATTGCAACTCTGGTACCGGTAGACAAGCTAATCGGCCGTTTCTACCCATTCTTCGGCGCACTGTTGGTATTTATGAGTGTCGGCTTAACACTAGCGATAATATTCTCTTCTGAGCATACCTTGCTGCCAGGTGTGCAGGTTAGCGATTTCATGACTAACTTAAACCCTAATGACATGCCGTTGTGGCCAGCATTATTTATTACTATTGCCTGCGGTGCGGTTTCTGGTTTTCATGCTACACAATCGCCGTTGATGGCTCGTTGTATTGAAAATGAAGAAAATGGCCGTTTCGTATTTTATGGGGCAATGATAGGCGAAGGTATTATTGCCTTAATTTGGTGTGCGCTAGCGTTATCATTCTTTGGTGGTGTTGACGCATTAAACATTGCCATGAACGGTAACCCTGCCAATGTGGTATACGAAATATCTAATGGGCTTCTTGGCGCTGTTGGTGGGTTTTTGGCTATTCTTGGCGTGATCATTTTACCAATCACTTCTGGAGATACCGCATTTCGTTCAGCTCGACTGATTTTATCTGAATTTTTCAATATTTCTCAAAAGAAATTAAATAAGCGTTTAATATTGGCATTACCTCTATTTGCCATTGGTGCAATCCTTACACAAGTTGATTTTGGTATTATATGGCGATACTTCGGTGTTGCTAACCAAACAACTGCAGCATTAATGTTGTGGACTGCTGCAGCTTATTTGATGCAACATCAAAAAAATCACTGGATTTGTACAATCCCGGCGATGTTTATGACCGTTGTTGTAATTGCATTTATATTTAGCTCCGCCACCCTTGGTTTTGGCCTACCGATTGGTATCTCAACAGTTTCAGCTGGTGTAATTACTTTGCTTGCGACATTCTTTTTATTAAATAGAATGCTTAGGGCTGACAAGTTAATAACGACAAGTTAACTTAGTTGATATTTAAAATAAGAATGCCGCAATAAAATATTGCGGCATTCTTGATTCTGGGAGACTCAATGCAAAGAATTAATTGAGTAAAGACGTATTCGTGCTTTCAAAAATCTTATCTGCAGATGCGGCAACAAACCCGGTGTATAAATTTCCACAAGCCATTGGATAGCGTTTAGCAAATTCATAAAAACAGCTAGGGATCTCAACTTCTTTATCAGAAAATTTAACTTTGATGCTATCAGCCATTGTTGATGATTGTTCTAGAAATACTTGTGCATTTCCTTTTACTTCACCACCAGAGCTATTCAGTTTAAAGCCACCATCTTTAACAACGGTATTTACTTTATCAATACATTCAAAATCATTTAAATGATTAATGCTAACGGTAAAGTGGTTTGCTCGATAACCCCAAGCCGCTAGCCATGCAGCGTATTCACTTTCATTTAATAGTGTTTTGTATTCGTCATAGCTAATTTCCCAGTGCGTACCAGAGAATAGAAAATTGCTATCTGTAGTAACACTACTATCCATATTAGCAACGATACGGTTAATAATAGCTTGCACTTCAGTTGAAAACTCTTCAACGATTAACTCACTAATAAATACTTTCGGCAAAGTGTCATCAGGATGCTCGAAATGTTTAGCATTCAGTTTTTTTGCTTTAAATTCATATTGACCACATTCCGTATAGCCAAGATTTAAAAGGTGAGCTGATAGCTTATCAATATTAACTCTTTCAATATTGAATGTACGATATGCAACATGATCGTTAATTAAATCATTACCAGCACCTAGTAATTGATGTACTTTATCAGCAGATGGAGTAACTGCTAGGTATTGCTGCCAGATGTTTTCAAAAAGTTCTGTAACTTGTTTTTTCATGGTGGACCCTTCAAATCGTTAGATTGAATTAATTAAAATAAATTTGTTTATAGAATACCAAGTTGATTAAATATCTGATCATTTTAAATGGTTAAAACGAATAACTACTGCGTTATAAAATTTATAAGTAGAATAACTACTTACTAAATTTCATGCCTTGTATTTATCCGTTTTTCCTCATTAAAAAGTAGGCCATATACTTAATGAAATTGGTATAATTTGGTAATAGTGGGCGAAAGGTTTACTACTGCGGGGAAAACACGAGGTGAATTACCCGGCGAAGGTGTATCCTTCGCCAGCTAATTAAATGTTATCGATAGCTTTGAAAAAGCAAGGACGTAGTCCTGCAATTTGTAATATGTACGATAACCTAAGCATTAAAACGTTAAACCAGTTAGATTGATAAGCCAGGGCTTAATTGTGCTGGCAATTGTACTTTATCTGCTTCTACAGAAGCAACTGGGAATGCACAATAGTCTGCGGCATAATAAGCGCTAGCTCGGTGATTACCACTGTCGCCAATACCACCAAATGGCGCTGCACCACTTGCTCCAGTAATCGGCTTGTTCCAGTTAACAATACCGGCACGTATACGCTTAAAGAAGTGATTGTAAAGCTCTTCACTGTCACTTAATAAGCCAGCAGATAATCCAAAGCTGGTGTTATTAGCTTCAACGATAGCACTGTCAAAGTCGTCATAACGATAAACTTTCAATAATGGCCCAAAGTGCTCTTCATCAGGCATATTTTTAATCGCTGTAACATCGACAATACCTGGCGTTACAAAGCCTGTACCTTGCTCTTTGTGAGTTAACTCGACCAGAGATGTCCCACCAAGCTCAACCAATTGATCGTGCGCTGCAACTAAACCCAAAGCTGCGCGTTCTGAAATCATAGAACCAATAAACGGCTGCTCTTCATCGTTGAAGTAACCAATTTTGATTGCTTTAGTTGCATCAAGTAGCTTTGCAATAATGGCATCGCCAGTGGCATTGTTCTCAATAAACAAGCGACGGGCACAAGTACAACGTTGGCCGGTAGTTATAAATGCAGATTGGATAATGTCATGTACTACAGCATTAATGTCAGATACATCTTTAACGATAAGAGGGTTATTACCGCCCATCTCTAACGCTAAAATTTTGCCGGGTTTATCAGCAAATTGTTGGTGTAGTAACTTACCTGTGGTTGAGCTACCGGTAAAGAATAAGCCATCAATACCGTTATGGCTTGCCAATGCTTTACCTGTTTCAATTTCACCTTGAACTAGGTTAATCACGCCAGCAGGTAATTCGGCTTTTTCCCAAAGTTTAAGCATCAACTCTGCAACCATTGGCGTTAACTCTGAAGGTTTAAATACAACAGTATTGCCGGCAATTAACGCTGGAACTATATGACCATTAGGTAAATGACCAGGAAAGTTGTATGGGCCAAAAACAGCTACAACACCATGAGGCTTATGGCGAATAAAAGCCTTTGCTCCTGGAATTGGGTTTTCAACGGTACCTGTTCTATCGTTATATGCTTTAATAGACAAGTTTACCTTGCCAATCATTGCACCAGCTTCGGTGCGAGTTTCCCAAAGAGGCTTGCCCGTTTCCTGAGCTATGGCTATTGCCATTTCTTCTTTGTGTTCAGTTAGAATGTCCATGTAGCGTTGAATAACAACTAAACGTTCATCTACACTTTTAAAACCCCATTCCTCAAAAGCAAGTCGAGCACTATCAATAGCGTCATTAACTTGCTGTTGTGATGCCGATTTACCTTGCCAGATCACTTCATTCAATGCAGGGTTTAATGAATTCATTTCATGGCCTTGGCCTGGTTGCCATTGCCCGTTAATAAATTGTACCGAATTTGTCATTTTTACCTCTCGCTGATTAAACAGCACTTAACTTTTTGCAACTCTTACAGAATCACCATTAGTGACTTGTAAAGCTGTAGCCGTTTGTTGATCAATAATTGCGATTTTATCATCTTGATTAATTGCAATTGGCATCTGTACAGCTCTAAAGTCTCTTACTTTAGTGTTGCATACCATTGCTTTAGATGCGCCTTCTACATCGCCAATTTTTACCGTTAAACTTAATGAATTACGCACTGTTTTAATGGTTTTAAGTTCTGCTTCTACTGTAGGACCAGCGTCGAAAATATCAACATAGCCACGATTAACAAAACCTTCATTCTCCAGTAAACGCAATGCTGGAACAGTATGTTGGTGTACTTTACCGATAACTTTTTGTGCTTCTTTGCTTAACAAACTTACATAGATAGGATATTTCGGCATTAGCTCCGCTATAAACTCTTTTTTACCTATGCCTGTTAAGTAATCAGCAGTAGGGAAGTCTAATGAAAAGAAGTGTTCTTCTAACCATTGCCAAAATGGTGAATTACCATTTTCATCTGATACACCACGCATTTCAGCGATTACCGTTTGGTTGAATCGTTTAGTATGTTCAGCCATAAATAACATGCGGCATTTCGATAAAAATCGTCCGTTGTTATTCACTCTATAATTGTCTCGCAAATACAGGGTGCAAAGCTCAGATGTACCGGTGTAATCATTATTTAAGGTTAATGTTTCAACGGTATTATGAATATTAAGTTCACGAGATGAATGCACAACTTTACCAACGTGGTAATGGTAAAAGGCATCGTGCAAACCCACTGCACTTTCGATACCTGTTGTACCTACAACTTCACCTGTAGCAGTATCTTCCATAACAAACAGGTAACCTTCATCACCACAGTTTTCTAATTCTGTATGAAATGATTTGGTCGCACGATTTATACGGCTAAGCAATAGTTCTTCGTTAACCGGTAACGAAGTGAAACCATGCCCAGATTCTACTGCAATTTGGTGTAAAACATCGTAATCACTATTTCGAATAGGACGGATGATGATCATAGTATGTTCTCTTTAAAGTTCGTTGAAATTGGTTAAGGCGATCCTTAACCTTTTACAATATTTGCTACTGCTTTTTCAAAGCGAAGTAAGCCTTCAGCAATATCTGCATCAGGGATCACAAGAGAAGGAGCAAAACGAACTATACTTGCGCCAGCAACTAAAGACATTAAACCTTCAGACATTGCTGCGTTTAAGAATTCTTTAGCTCTGCCTTGGTAGTCATCTGTAAGTACAGCACCAATTAATAAACCTTTTCCGCGAATTTCTTTAAAGACATTATATTTATCGTTAATTTTGTTTAAGCCATCTTTAAACAGTGTGGCTTTTGATAATACCGCTGCTAACACTGCAGGATCATTTACTGTATCGAATGCAGCTTCGGCAACAGCACAGGCAAGTGGGTTACCACCATAAGTACTGCCGTGAGTACCAATTTTTAAGTGTTTAGCAATTTCTGTCGTTGTTAACATAGCACCAATTGGGAAACCGCCGCCTAACGCTTTTGCTGTTGTTAGGATATCTGGAGTAACATTTAATCCCATATACGCGTATAGGTCACCAGTACGGCCAACACCTGTTTGAACTTCATCAAATACTAATAGAGCATTATGTTGATCACAAAGATCACGTACACCTTGAATAAAGTCATTTGTTGGAGAAATAATTCCACCTTCGCCTTGTAATGGCTCCATTACAACGGCACAAGTTTTCTCAGAAATAAGCTCTTTTACAGAGTCTAAATTGTTGTATTCTGCATGGAATACATCACCAGGCTTAGGGCCAAAACCGTCAGAGTATGCTGCTTGACCACCAACAGTTACAGTGAAGAATGTTCTACCATGGAAACCTTGTTTAAAAGCTATAATTTCAGTCTTGTCTGCTCCGTGAACATCAAGTGCCCAACGACGAGCCAGCTTTAATGCTGCTTCGTTTGATTCTGCGCCAGAGTTAGCAAAATATACTTTTTCAGCAAAAGTATTATCGACAAGTTTTTTAGCTAAACGAAGAGCTGGTTCGTTAGTCATAACATTAGATAAATGCCATAGCTTTTCACCTTGTGTCTTTAACGCTTCAACTAAAGCAGGGTGACAATGGCCTAAACAGTTAACAGCAATACCACCAGCAAAGTCGATATATTCATTGTTATCTTGGTCCCAAACTTTTGAACCTTTACCGCGTACAGGTATTACTGCAGAAGGTGAATAGTTAGGCACCATTACTTGATCAAATAAATCACGATTTGCTGAATTATGTTCTGTCATACCCTAAATCCTCGTTTTAAAATGCTAAATGTTGAATACGTTGTTTATGTTTGTTTCTCTAATAACGTATAGGCTCAACTAAAAATGAGGTGATATTATGCCAGAAAAAATTGCATTTGTCTTGATTGAAAAATCCTGAAAGCCAGTAAATATAAGGGCTTGCAAGGTTTTATTCAATATTTATGCATAACTATACTTGTTAAAAGAGTGTTTAATAGCAAATAAAAAATTAATTGTTGATTAACAATTATAGTCACTTAAAGTAGTTAGGTTTAATGATTAAGTAACATTTCTATAGTTGTTAATTGTTCGGCAGAAATATTGATGAATTTTAACCCTAAGAGGAATTCATTTTGGGATATGCGACGATTTACAATTAAACGAACTGTTATTGGTGTTACGTCTGAATTGTCACTTAAATTGATTTGGAACTCAGCGGGGTGACCAGCTTGTTCTAGGATGAGGTCAACGCTTGCTTTGTCTAAACTAAGTTGGATGCCGGATAATGAGAGGTTAACAGCAGTACTTTCTAGCTGTTGTTCATTATTATTTAGCACGATATTTACTGAAAAATTCACATCCTTTCTTGGATGAAACCTTCTTTCAATCGACATAATGAGCCTCAGTTATTATTGTTATTCTTTTCATACTTTAACAAATCTGACGGCAATGTAACCAGTTTAATTTGTAGTTAATTTTAAAAAATTATTAAGTAGTTGATGACCCTGCTCGGTAAGAATTGATTCTGGATGAAATTGTACGCCCATTATCGGTAATGTCTTATGAGCAACGCCCATTATTTCATCCATATCGCCTTGCTTCGTCTCAGTCCAAGCTGTGATCTTAAGCGTGTCAGGTAACAATTGCTTATTTACTACTAATGAATGATAACGGGTAACTTGTAATGGATTATTGAGACCTATAAATACACTTTCGTTATTGTGCTTTATTAATGATGTTTTGCCGTGCATCACTTGTTTAGCTTTTTCAACCACACCACCAAAATATTGTGCAATGCACTGATGTCCTAGGCATACACCTAAAATAGGGATTACACCTGAGAACTTGTCGATGATTTCTAATGATAGGCCAGCACTTGCTGGATCGCAGGGACCCGGTGAAATAACAATATGATCAGGCGCCATTTCACGTATTTGATTAATAGTGATTTCATCATTTCTAACTACAATTACCTCTTCCCCCAAGTGCTGGAAATAATGCACCAAATTAAAGGTAAACGAATCGTAATTATCGATCATTAAAAGCATGGAACGTCCTAAAGCTTAATAAGAGCTGCAATTATATCTCTAAGCTTTACCAAGTCCATTAAATAATTTAATTGCTAACAGAGTATTCTTGGGGGGGGTGCTTACTTATTATTTCAACCTTATCACCAACTTTAATAGAGCCTTCATTTAATGCGATAAGGTTTTGTCCAAAATAAATCTCCTTGTCTTTGGCTTGTCTAAATTTCTTTAATGTCGATAGTGGCTCTTTTTGTTTATTTCTCTTACCCGTTATTTCATTAACGGTGGTAAATATACATCGACTGCAAGGTTTCACTATTTCAAAAACAACCTCACCTATCCTAATTTTGTGCCAACCGTCTTCAGCAAATTCTAAACATTGTGACACCACTAAGTTTGGTCTAAATTGCGCCATCGCAACAGGGTGTTCTAATTTAGCATTCAACGCTTCTAAAGATGCTTCACTGATGAGTAATAAAGGATATCCATCAGCAAAACTTAGTTTGTGATCCAAGCCCTTTACTTCTCGATGTGAATGTTCCCCTAGGTAATAGAACCTACAAGAAAAATTTAGGTACATTGAAAACCATTGATCTATTTCATTAGAACAATGTTGAGCAGATATTTCATCATTCCAAACTTGAACATTTTGATATTTATTTGAGAAGTTATTATAAGTAATTCTTAACTCGGGCATGCCAGGAGCATTTAATATCAATCCAGTTGCCGTTATATTACTGTTTACCAATACTAGGGCTGACTTTGTTCGGCCAGTAATAAACTTTCCATTTAAATCAGTAATAACAAAATGTCTATCGAGTTCTAGCCCCGTTTCTTTTACTAATGCATTGTTAAGGGATATACCTTGAGTTGACTTAATTGGGTAGGTAGTTACGTTTGTTAAAATGGTCGATGACATTGTGTTTATTGCCTAAAAGAAATAAAGCTAATAATCTAGCCTAACCTAGTTATAAATATTAATAAATAAACTGTTTTAAATATCAGTTCAGCTATAATGCTAATACATTTTGAAAATTAGAAAAAAGTAATCCAAATTAATGGCAGAGCAGGAAAAAAACAATAACATTTCACTAAGTTTATTATTGCCGTTATTAGCGTCAATAGTTGCCATTACTCCCTTAGCTGTTGATTTATACCTTCCAGCAATGCCTGTTATAGCTCAATACTTTAATAGCTCGATTGCTGCGGTACAAAATTCCTTAAGTATATATTTAGCCGGCTATGCTTGTGGACTGGTCTTGTTCGGGCCTTTAGCCGACATTATTGGTAGACGAAAACTTGCCATCTTTGGGTTAAGTTTTTTCTCAATTATCTCTTTTGCTATTCCTTTGTCACAAACAATTGATCAGTTTATTGGATTAAGATTTGCTCAAGCATTTTGCGGTAGTGCAGCTACTGTCGTAGTACCTGGAATTATCAGGCAATTCTATGGCAAAAATACAGCGAAAGGGATGTCATATGTCAGTATGATAATGATGTTTGCTCCAATGTTGGCGCCCACCATTGGTAGTGCCATTTTAGTGATTGCAAATTGGCAGTCGATGTTTTATTTCTTGGGCATTTACTCGTTAATTATATTAATCGCTAGCTTTACAAAGTTACCCGAAATGACCAAAAATACTGATCCTGATATTGAAAAAGTCTCGTTTTTTGGTAATTACAAAATTGTACTGTCTAATAAAGCCGCTCGTAAATATATACTGAGCTCGATGCTGGTGTCTTTGGCATTTTTTGCTTATCTAACGGCAATACCGTTTGTCTATTTGGAAGTATATAAAACCAGTGAATTTGTTTTTAGTTTCCTATTTGGTATTAATGTTGTTGCTCTGATGATGGCACAATTAATAAATACTCGCTGTGTTGGTAAATATGGCTCGGAAAAAATGCTTTTGTCTGGCCTTTTGGTTGCCCTTTTTTCTGCTTTAACTTTAGTCGTTGTTAATATTCTTGAATTGTCTTTATTCTGGACAGTTATTTCAATACTGCCTTTAATGGGCAGTATTTCATTAATCGCAGTAAATTCAGACTCATTAATATTACTGACATTCGCGAATCAAACAGGGACCGCAACAGCGGTAATCGGTACCCTTAGGTTTGGCATCGGCGCTTTAGCAGGACCAATTTTAGCATTTTTCCATACAGAATCAGCACTGCCTTTTGCGGTTCTGATGTTAACTTCAATTATTCTCGTTGGTTTATGCCAATATTCACCGTTAAAACGAAAACTATAGTTATAAAGCTTACTCTTCGATTTCACCCCTAAACTGCTATTTATCTGCTTAGGGTGAAGAATTCCCTTTCTGGTTACATTTTGATAACAAAAAATAACAAAGTATTTTTTCTTAATTGTTCAAAAATAAACCGTTTTAAATTAACCACCTATTTACTTTTGATGTTCGTAAGTTGTTTTAAAGAGTTAACTATTGGTTAAAACCTGTTCAATTTGGTTGACCGCAGTACAATTTATATCATACATTTCACACTTGAAAACAAGAACAAAAACGACTTTGCAAATATTGTTCTTAAGCATAAAGTTTGCTTTAGACCTTATTTTAAAGGGGTTTTGTAATTTGATAGAAAAGGTAGTTTTGATTTAAAATAAATTTTACAAACAATTAATTTGTTTTTAATCAAAGGTCTACGATACCTTTCCTAGTTTGCAGAACTGTCATTTTCATTTTGCATGTTAACCTTAAAAATTAACATAATAATAATAAAAGACAATTAATTGCGTTAGGGTGTGTTGTAGGCTTCACGAAAGTGAAGTCTTGGTGATTTATTTAGATAAATTGGCGTTATTTTGCCAATAAAACATTAATTAATAATGGTTTTAACTTTAAAACTGCATTTACAGTTTTTATTGTTAAGTATACCTATTGGTAGACCTGTTATTTACTGTTACTTAACTCATCAAACTTCAAGGTTTCATTTCTTTTTCTTTCCTAATTTTAAGTTCTTTTCTTTAAAAGTTTCAGATGACTGATCTTTTAATTTGTAACTAGCTCTAAAAATAACAATAGCTCTTCCTCTATCGAGCATGCCAATGGCAAAACCGGTAGGGACCCTAACTTAAATTTACTTCCTTAGGAGGAACGAGTAGTGTTCAGTATAAATGCGTTAATAAAAACAATAAAAATCTCTAAAAAAATGATCATGGCCTCAGCCATAGTTTCGTTATTACCTTTGTCAGCTTTTGCGGCAAATGATTTTGCCCCTGGGAGAATATTAGTGTCGGCTAAGCCGGGGTTGTCAGATGCTCAGCTAGCTAAGATTCTAGAAAAACATAAGGGTAAATCAAAATCTAAAATTTCCAAAATAAATGTGCATATTGTTTCTGTTCCTGAAAAAGCGGAAAAAGGCATTGTTAATGCATTATCAAAAAACCCTAATATTGATTTTGTAGAGGTAGACGAGCTTGTTGCTTCTAGTGAAATTCATGCAAATGATACAAAGTACTCTAATGCATGGCATCTATCGAAAATGAATCTTCCATCGGCTTGGGAGCAATCTAAAGGTGAGGGTATTGTTGTCGCAGTGTTAGATTCTGGCCTATATTCAAATCATCCAGATCTGATTGGTAACGTTAAATCAGGCTTTAATGTTGTTAGTAGTAACTATGATACAAGTGATATTAATGGTCATGGAACCATGGTTGCTGGTGTAATATCAGCAGTCAGTGACAACAACACTGGTGTTACTTCTATTGCATGGAATACTAAGGTGATGCCCGTGAGAATATCCAATAATAGTAATGGAAGCGCTTATACCAGCGACGTTGCGAAAGGAATTACATGGGCTGCTGATAATGGTGCAGATATAATCAACATTAGCTATGGTAGTATATTTAAAAGTAGTGCTGTCGTAAATGCCGCAGAATATTCTTACAATAAAGGTGGATTAGTTGTTACAGCTGCAGGAAATGACGGCTCAGATTTAAATTGTGTAGATAATAAATACTTCATTGTTGTTTCTGCCACAGGTAGCAATGATACTAAAACAAGCTGGTCTGATTACGGGAACTGTGTTGATGTAGCAGCTCCAGGTGCTGGTTTGCCAACAACCACGAAATCTGGTGGTTATACTAACTTCTCGGGAACATCCGCAGCATCACCCGCTACAGCTGCAGTGTTAGCATTAATGAAATCAAAATATCCAACTCTGACTAATTTTGAATTAGAAAGTCTACTAGAATCAACGGCGGATAAAACTGTAAGTGGTACAAATTATAGTAAGCTATATGGTCATGGTAGAGTTGATGCCGCTTCAGCACTAAGCAGTGATGTAGAAGTACCTGGATCTGATCAAATAGCGCCTTCTGTAGCTATTAC comes from the Thalassotalea nanhaiensis genome and includes:
- a CDS encoding phosphoribulokinase, producing the protein MSERNPIIAVTGSSGAGTSTTLDAFEHIFRSLGINAAMVEGDSFHRFTRPEMDLEKRKAKAEGSKVSYFGDVANDFDALESLFTDFGEKGVGTMRRYLHTFDEAVPYNQMPGTFTPWEPLGEDSDLLFYEGLHGGVVTEKNDVARHVDLLIGMVPIVNLEWIQKIIRDTNSRGHSREAVTESIVRSMEDYFSFITPQFSRTHINFQRVPTVDTSNPFSAKAIPTQDESFVVIRFREMKNVDFPFYLRMIDGSFMSRVNTLVVPGGKMGFAMELILKPLIVDIMEKKKAASQQMDWMQTYD
- a CDS encoding DUF1338 domain-containing protein; protein product: MKKQVTELFENIWQQYLAVTPSADKVHQLLGAGNDLINDHVAYRTFNIERVNIDKLSAHLLNLGYTECGQYEFKAKKLNAKHFEHPDDTLPKVFISELIVEEFSTEVQAIINRIVANMDSSVTTDSNFLFSGTHWEISYDEYKTLLNESEYAAWLAAWGYRANHFTVSINHLNDFECIDKVNTVVKDGGFKLNSSGGEVKGNAQVFLEQSSTMADSIKVKFSDKEVEIPSCFYEFAKRYPMACGNLYTGFVAASADKIFESTNTSLLN
- a CDS encoding OsmC family protein; protein product: MQAKVQWVGEEMFMGTSESGHSMLMDANGGNNAVSPLENILLSLGGCSSVDVVSILEKARQNIKDCVVEIDGTRVDTVPKLFSDIHLHFVITGTDVSEKHVARAVSLSADKYCSVALMLNASVNITHDFEIVEA
- the astD gene encoding succinylglutamate-semialdehyde dehydrogenase is translated as MTNSVQFINGQWQPGQGHEMNSLNPALNEVIWQGKSASQQQVNDAIDSARLAFEEWGFKSVDERLVVIQRYMDILTEHKEEMAIAIAQETGKPLWETRTEAGAMIGKVNLSIKAYNDRTGTVENPIPGAKAFIRHKPHGVVAVFGPYNFPGHLPNGHIVPALIAGNTVVFKPSELTPMVAELMLKLWEKAELPAGVINLVQGEIETGKALASHNGIDGLFFTGSSTTGKLLHQQFADKPGKILALEMGGNNPLIVKDVSDINAVVHDIIQSAFITTGQRCTCARRLFIENNATGDAIIAKLLDATKAIKIGYFNDEEQPFIGSMISERAALGLVAAHDQLVELGGTSLVELTHKEQGTGFVTPGIVDVTAIKNMPDEEHFGPLLKVYRYDDFDSAIVEANNTSFGLSAGLLSDSEELYNHFFKRIRAGIVNWNKPITGASGAAPFGGIGDSGNHRASAYYAADYCAFPVASVEADKVQLPAQLSPGLSI
- the astA gene encoding arginine N-succinyltransferase, whose amino-acid sequence is MIIIRPIRNSDYDVLHQIAVESGHGFTSLPVNEELLLSRINRATKSFHTELENCGDEGYLFVMEDTATGEVVGTTGIESAVGLHDAFYHYHVGKVVHSSRELNIHNTVETLTLNNDYTGTSELCTLYLRDNYRVNNNGRFLSKCRMLFMAEHTKRFNQTVIAEMRGVSDENGNSPFWQWLEEHFFSLDFPTADYLTGIGKKEFIAELMPKYPIYVSLLSKEAQKVIGKVHQHTVPALRLLENEGFVNRGYVDIFDAGPTVEAELKTIKTVRNSLSLTVKIGDVEGASKAMVCNTKVRDFRAVQMPIAINQDDKIAIIDQQTATALQVTNGDSVRVAKS
- a CDS encoding carbon starvation CstA family protein yields the protein MLYFLLCVGLLIAGYFIYGSFVEKVFGVKQNRQTPALTQPDGVDYVPMSKGKVYLIQLLNIAGVGPIFGPILGALYGPAAMIWIVFGCIFAGAVHDYFSGMISVRHNGQSVPNLAGKYLGTGAKHFMNVFAIILLLLVGVVFISAPAGLLAKLTGLDAAIFLGIIFTYYLIATLVPVDKLIGRFYPFFGALLVFMSVGLTLAIIFSSEHTLLPGVQVSDFMTNLNPNDMPLWPALFITIACGAVSGFHATQSPLMARCIENEENGRFVFYGAMIGEGIIALIWCALALSFFGGVDALNIAMNGNPANVVYEISNGLLGAVGGFLAILGVIILPITSGDTAFRSARLILSEFFNISQKKLNKRLILALPLFAIGAILTQVDFGIIWRYFGVANQTTAALMLWTAAAYLMQHQKNHWICTIPAMFMTVVVIAFIFSSATLGFGLPIGISTVSAGVITLLATFFLLNRMLRADKLITTS